One Miscanthus floridulus cultivar M001 unplaced genomic scaffold, ASM1932011v1 os_2778_2_3, whole genome shotgun sequence DNA window includes the following coding sequences:
- the LOC136535422 gene encoding LOW QUALITY PROTEIN: coatomer subunit epsilon-2-like (The sequence of the model RefSeq protein was modified relative to this genomic sequence to represent the inferred CDS: deleted 1 base in 1 codon): MAASPDHLFGLRNSFYIGAYHAAITSSQSLPAHALSPDDLVERDALLYRSYIAIGSHQLVIGEIGPSAATPLQAVKLLAVYLSGDAGNRESVVSRLRELLPDAAVGSNPILRLMAGTVFMHERDYAEALKHTNSGGSMELLALNVQIYLQMNRADHAEKQLRVMQQLDEDHTLTQLANAWVDLVMGGSKIQEAHLIFQDLSEKYPTTCTILNGKALCSMHMGNFEDAEGLLLESLNKDAKDAETLANLTVCSLNLGKPATRYLNQLKLAQPDHALVKRMSSVADSFDRACEAMA; encoded by the exons ATGGCAGCGTCGCCGGACCACCTCTTCGGCCTGCGCAACAGCTTCTACATCGGCGCGTACCACGCCGCCATCACCAGCAGCCAGTCCCTCCCCGCGCACGCGCTCTCCCCCGACGACCTCGTCGAGCGCGACGCCCTCCTCTACCGCTCCTACATCGCCATCGGCTCCCACCAG TTGGTGATCGGCGAGATCGGACCCAGCGCGGCCACGCCGCTCCAGGCCGTCAAGCTGCTCGCCGTGTACCTCTCCGGCGACGCCGGGAACAGG GAATCGGTGGTCTCGAGGCTCCGTGAGCTCCTGCCAGATGCGGCGGTCGGGAGCAATCCGATCCTACGGTTGATGGCCGGCACCGTCTTCATGCACGAACGCGATTACGCCGAGGCTCTCAAGCACACCAACTCCGGTGGCAGCATGGAACT GCTTGCGTTGAATGTTCAGATATACCTTCAAATGAATAGGGCGGACCACGCAGAGAAGCAACTCAGGGTGATGCAA CAGCTGGACGAAGACCACACGCTGACGCAGCTCGCCAATGCATGGGTCGACCTTGTCATG GGTGGCTCCAAGATCCAAGAAGCGCACCTCATCTTCCAGGACTTGTCCGAGAAGTACCCGACGACCTGCACGATTCTTAACGGGAAAGCCCTGTGTTCGATGCACATGGGCAACTTCGAGGACGCGGAGGGCTTGCTGCTGGAGTCACTGAACAAG GACGCCAAGGATGCTGAAACTCTTGCGAACCTCACTGTGTGCAGCCTCAACTTGGGAAAACCTGCAACGCGCTACCTCAA CCAGTTGAAGCTAGCACAGCCAGACCACGCGCTGGTGAAGCGCATGTCCTCCGTTGCAGACAGCTTCGACAGAGCCTGCGaagcaatggcatga